TTGGAAGCGAACATGGCAAAAATTGGCGAAAAATGATTAATTAGTTCTTTTTTAGGGGAACTACTTCTTCTTTTGTCAACTAGCAGGATTTATAGTCTAGATGCTCGAATTAATAAAAGTATCGGCAGTTAAGAAATAAGGAGGAGAAATGGCAATGGGACTTCATTCAACATTTGCTGTAAAGGAGAATGTATTAGTCGTCCGGCTTGCCGGAGAATTAGATCATCACGAAGCAGAACAACTGCGTATGGAATGGAAAAAAGTGATGTATGAACATGATGTCAAACATGTTGTATTAAATCTGGAAGCCATGGATTTTATGGATAGTTCTGGTCTCGGAGTTGTACTAGGGAGGTATAAAGAAGTATTGCAGTTAGGTGGGGAGATGGTAGTTTGCTCCATATCTCCACCTATCAGACGGTTATTTGAAATGTCAGGGTTATTTAAGATTGTTCGCTTAGAGGAGAATGAACAATTTGCTTTAGAAACATTGGGGGTGGCATCGTGAAAAATGAAATGACAGTTACCTTTTCAAGTGTTAGTGAAAATGAATCTTTTGCCAGAGTAACAGTAGCTGCTTTTGTAAGTAAGCTAGATCCGACAATGGATGAGCTTACAGAAATCAAAACAGTTGTATCAGAAGCCGTAACCAACTGTATTATTCATGCTTATAATAATGAACCGTATCATGAAGTAACGATAACTTGTGCAATAATGGATGGAGAGGTTGAATTAACCATTAAAGATAACGGCACGGGGATCGAGGATATTGATGAAGCCCGGCAACCGTTATATACTTCCAAACCTGAGTTAGAAAGGTCTGGCATGGGATTTACAATCATCGAAAATTTTATGGACACGGTGGAGGTTATATCTAACCCTGGTCAGGGAACGACTGTACACATGACGAAACAATTGACAAACGCGAAAACGGTGTGCTCATCGTGAAGGGTTTTGCCGATGAAGGTTAATGTGCAAGGGGATAATAGAAGCGAAGCGCTAACAGATGAAGAGGTAAAGACACTAATAGAAAAAAGTCAACATGGTGATAAAGCAGCAAGAGATATGTTAGTGGAAAAAAATATGCGCCTCGTTTGGTCTGTTGTACAGCGATTTATTAATAGAGGATATGACCCTGATGATTTGTTCCAAATTGGAAGTATAGGCCTCATTAAGTCCATTGATAAATTTGATCTATCTTATGATGTGCGTTTTTCTACCTATGCTGTTCCGATGATTATTGGTGAAATCCAACGCTTTATTCGGGATGATGGGACTGTGAAGGTAAGTCGATCACTGAAAGAAACAGGTAATCGTATTCGAAAGAAAAAAGATGAATTAACAAAGAAATTCGGTAGATCACCAACAGTAAATGAAATATCAGAAGCATTGGACATTTCACCAGAGGAAGTTGTTCATGCTCAAGAAGCAAGTAAATCTCCTCAGTCGATTCATGAAACCGTATTTGAGAATGATGGTGACCCAATTACGTTATTAGATCAAATATCGGACGAAGACTCAAAATGGTTTGAACGAATCACTTTACAAGAAGCAATTCGTGGTCTCAGTGAAAGAGAAAGGCTAATTGTTTACTTGCGCTACTACAAAGACCAAACGCAATCCGAAGTAGCAAAACGTCTTGGTATTTCGCAAGTTCAAGTCTCTCGATTGGAGAAAAAAATTCTGGAAGAAATGAAGCTTTATATTGATGCCTAGATTTCTTTGTTCGAACTGAAACTGGCTGTTACAAGATCCCGTTTACCCAATGAGGTATACGGGATTATTTTTGTGATAATCGGTATAGTTCTTTGCTAATCCAACCTCTACATAAATAAACCGTGTAAATTTCACTGTTTTAGTAAATACTAAATGATACAAGTTCACTAGCAGTTGGAGGGAGAAGGATGCCGAACCATCAGGTTTATTTGCGTATGAAAAAAAATATGGAACTAACTAGGTATCAAGTATTACGGCTAAAGGATATTGCTGTTATTTCTACAAATGATGCAAAAAAAAGTCAGCTTGAAGATATACCAATATACCGTTTAGGTAAGAAAGATAAAAACATTGTCGTGATCGACAGCTTTTTAGTTATTGACTACTTGAATCGTGATTTTCCAGATTTAGAATTCCAATTAGTTGGTCCGAATCAAACGATTGTTCGGATCCAGAAGCAACGAAAATCTCCTTCTGTTTTCATTGCTTTAGGAGTTTGGGTGTTAATCTTTGTCGGAACAGCTATGACGATTATGAACTTTCATTATGATGTAAGTATGCAGGAAGTGCATCAAAAAATTCATTATTTGTTGACAGGAGAACAGGAGGAATACCCTTTATGGCTGCAAATTCCGTATTCTTTTGGTTTAGGGATAGGTATGTTGCTTTTTTTTAATCACTGGTTTAATAAACGCTTTAACGAAGAACCGAGTCCTTTAGAAGTAGAGATCTACAATTATCAGCAAGATTTGGATAACTACGTCATTCATTATGAAAATGCATGCAACGATGTCGATCCTCCTCATACACCTTCTTGAAGCCTTAATTGGATTTAGTGCAGGACTTGCTGTTGGGGCTGGTTATGTAGCGTTTATTACTATTTTAGGAATCGTACCTCGGCTAATTCAATTAAGTAAAACGGAAATGTTCTTACCTATTTACACAGCGTGCATCCTTTTAGGTAGTTTGTTTGGAACCTATTTATCATTTACTTCGATTACGTGGGGGAATTCTTTCATTGTTATAGCTGTATGGGGATTACTCCAAGGGGTTTTTAACGGGATGCTGGCAGCTGCATTAGCAGAGGTGTTAAATGTATTTCCGATATTATACAAACGGATAGGAATTGAAAAATATCTACTCTGGCTGCTAATGGCGATTGTGTTTGGTAAAATAGCTGGTTCTTTATTTCAGTGGTTATATTTTGTAAAGCAATAAGCAAAAAAGCCTACGATAACCAACAAAAACTACTTTTAGGCTTAAATTTTATTTTTACGTAAAATATAAAGGGGGCATACATATGACACAACATGATCAAAAGATCCCTGTGAATCCCAAGTTAAAACATACAGAAAACTATATGAAAACCAGATTGGGAATAGGTGTGTCCTTTGACTTAGGATTTCGCAAGCTTGTATTATTAAAGCGTGATATTCACATTTATTATGTGACTGGGTTATGTGATTCAATTGTTATTCAAGATTTATTGAAAGAACTTGTAAATTTGAATGATCATGAATCAAATGGTAGAAAACTTCCAGAAATCGTTGAAAACCGTCTCATTCATCAACAAGTTGAACAAGTTAAAACAATGGATGAAGCTATAGATCAAATGTTATCCGGGTTAATCGTTCTTTTTATAGATGGAGAACGATTTGCTTTTGTGATAGATGTACGAAATTATCCCGGAAGAACGCCCGAAGAACCAGATATTGAACGAGTAGTCCGCGGTTCTAGAGATGGCTATACGGAAAATATTATTGAAAATACAGCATTAACTAGAAGAAGAATTCGAGACCCGAGATTACGCAATGAAATGCTAAAAGTAGGGGAACGATCAAAAACAGATGTTTGTCTAAGTTATATTGATGATGTCGCTGATGAAGGACTTATTCAATTGATTAAAGACCGGATTCAAGCAATTGAAGTAGATGGTATTTCGATGGCAGATAAAACGATTGATGAATTTATTATTAATCGAAAGTGGGACCCATATCCACTTGTACGTTATACGGAACGACCAGATGTTGCTGCAAACCATTTATTAGAAGGGCATGTTTTAATTATAGTCGATACATCTCCGAGTGTGATTATTTTACCAACTACGTTTTTTCACCATTTACAGCATGCAGAAGAATATCGCCAAACACCTGCAATTGGGACATTTATTCGTTGGATTCGTATAATGGCAGTTTTTGCTTCCATGTATTTACTGCCATTATGGCTATTATTTGTGATGGAGCCAGATTTATTGCCAAAACAACTTGCCTTTATTGGTCCAAATGAAGAAGGGAATATTTCTATTCCGATTCAAATAATTATGGGGGTTATTGGTATTGAGTTCCTTCGTATGGCTGCTATTCATACGCCAACCCCTTTGTCAACGGCAATGGGGTTGATTGCCGCTGTTTTAATCGGTCAAATTGCCATTGATGTTGGAATGTTTAGTCCTGAAGTTATATTGTACGTATCTGTCAGCGCGATTGGGGGTTATGTAACGCCGAGTTATGAATTGAGCGTGTCCAATAAAATAGTCAATATTATATTTGTGATAATTACCGGTTTATTTGGTTTAATTGGTTTTGTTAGTATGTTCTTAGTCCATATCCTGTTCCTAATTCATCTTAAATCTCTAAGAACACCTTATTTATGGCCATTTATTCCATTTAATCCCCGTGCAATGCTGCATACGCTTGTTCGAATCCCTGTTCCATATACGAACAGTAGACCAAGCATTGTTCATCCAAAAAATAATTATCGTCAGCCTGAAAAATAATTTTTGTGCAAATATCCACACCAATATTTTGCTAAGAGGTCGACTTTTTTCACAAGTCTCTTTTCTTTTATACATTGGTGTGGTAAAGTTTTTAATTATAACTTGCGTTGAAGGGATTACGGAGGTCGTTGAAAGCTATGATAATTGATAACCATCCATTTACTGTAAATGAACAAGGTCATTTAGAAATAGGCGGTTTAGACAGTGTTACGCTTGCGAAAAAATATGGTACTCCTTTGTATGTTTATGATGTCCAAATGATTCGCGACAATTGTCGGGCGTTTGTAAACACATTTCAAAATATGGGCGTAACTGCAAAAGTTGCGTATGCAAGTAAAGCTTTTTCATCCATCGCCATGGTTCAAGTTATAAAACAAGAGGGCATGTATTTGGATGTTGTGTCTGAAGGAGAGTTATATACAGCTTTACATGCTGGATACCCAACTGAAAAGATACATTTTCATGGGAATAATAAAAGCATTGCTGAACTAAGGATGGCGATAGAACATAATATTGGGTGTATTGTGGTAGATAATTTTCAAGAAATTAAACATATTCGCAGCTTATTGAAAACGTATGATAAACAGATGGATGTTTTAATGCGCGTTACACCAGGGATTGAATCAAAAACACACCACTATATTATGACTGGGAATGAAGATTCCAAGTTCGGATTCAACTTACAAAACGGACAAGCAGAAACCGCGTTTTTACAAATGCATAATGATCCATATATTCGCTTTCAGGGCCTTCATTGCCATATCGGCTCGCAAATTTTTGAAACAGATCGTTTTATACTCGCTACAAGTGTTTTGTTTCAGGAATTACGTACATGGAAGGAGAGGCATGGTTATACACCGAATGTGTTAAATTTAGGTGGAGGTTATGGAATTCGCTACACGAAAGATGATGCGCCTATTTCCTATGCCCCATTTGTAGAAGAGTTAGTTAACGAGGTACAAAAGCAAGTAGAAGCATTAGCTATTCCAATGCCGGAAATCTGGTTAGAACCAGGAAGAGCAATCGCTGGTAATGCTGGAATTACTTTGTATACAGTAGGTGCAATGAAAGAAATTCCAGGAATCCGTAATTATGTAGCGGTTGATGGAGGTATGACAGATAATTTACGTCCAGCACTGTATCAGGCAAAGTATGAAGCTGTGCTCGCTAATAAGGCAGCTGCACCAACAGAAACAAACGTATCGATTGCCGGTAAATGTTGTGAATCAGGCGACATGCTTATTTGGGATCTTCCATTACCACATGTTTCGCAGAATGATATTTTAGCTGTTTTTTCAACGGGCGCGTATGGATATTCGATGGCGAATCATTACAATCGTTTTGCCAAGCCAGCAGTTGTGTTTGTAGAAAATGGCGAAGATAAGCTTGTCGTCCAGCGAGAAACCTATCAAGATATCATCCGTCACGATTTAAGTTATGAATAGTTCCTTGGGAATGAGTAAACTGCTTGCGAGAAGATAGACAGCAAATTCACAATTTTAAGTGATTAAGAAGAAGGCTCTCATCTTTGAAAGGAATAAGTTAGGGGCTAGCGGATACCTAACAATAGCCGGGGGGATGAAAGGCCTCCTTCACTTCTGATTAAAGTGCGCGAAGTATATGTCGGTGGTTGTATGTATCCATCCGTAATCTTTTTTATAGACGGGTTTAATAAAAAATTCTTTTGTCTATGCCGCTAAAAGCAAGCAAAGCACAAAATCGAGAGTAGTTTTCTTAAATACCTGACAGACTCAACACATGGTAATTACTTTGCACGCTTAGCATTAAATGATAAAATGGACCTTAGTCCAGTTAGCAAAGGAGATTTATAGAATGGCAAAAAAAGGATATATTCTAATGGAAAACGATAATAGAATTGAATTTGATTTATATGAGGATGCTGCTCCAAACACGGTTGCAAATTTTGAAAAGCTAGCTAATGAAGGCTTTTATAATGGGTTAACTTTTCACCGCGTCATCCCGGGATTTGTCAGTCAGGGGGGCTGTCCAGTTGGTAACGGAACAGGATCAGCAGGATATACGATTAAATGTGAAACAGAAGGAAATCCGCATAAACATCAAGAAGGTTCCTTGTCTATGGCTCATGCTGGAAAAGATACAGGAAGTTGCCAATTTTTCATTGTACATGAACCACAACCTCATTTAAATGGTGTTCATACCGTATTTGGTCAAGTAACTACGGGAATGGAGTTTGCAACGTCGATGAAAAATGGAGACGTCATGAAGGAAGTCAAGGTTTATACTGCCTAACTATGTATTCTAATGTAAGGTTTTTGCTTTAAGAGTTTTATGGGTGGTACAATATTTCAAACGGAAGGTAACGGCGCCTGCATTCCCGATTCGTTCGGGTCGACAAGAAGTCGATCGCAGAGTGCTTGTCACGCAGAAAACGAATGTTTACTTTTTCAAGGAAGCCTGCGGTTATAGTCTTTTTTCTACTTCAAACCGCAGGGGATGGCCCCCAACTGAATGAAGCTTTACTTTATGCTGAGGTGGAAATGATGCATGCTTTTCTGCTGTTTTACCTCATAGTTTTTGTCGCTCCGATAAGTATATTATGCCATGAATTTGGGCATGCTGTAGCTGCATGGTTTTTTCGAGCAGAAAAGGTCTATATATCTATTGGCGCAGGGACTGTGAAAAAAATAATAAACGTGGGTAGATTTCACTTTACCATTGCCCCCTTATTTTTTGCAGGAGGTATGGCTACTAGTGTTCGTCAACCTGACTATACCAGACGGGAAAAGCTTCTTATAACTGCTGCTGGACCTTTGTTCAGTAGTCTAATAGCTATTATGTTTTGGGGAATTAGTCAGATTGCCTCTTCCTTTTTCATTCACCTGTTTATGTGGTTCAATCTTTGGATTGCGGTCGTTAATTTGATTCCTTTTCAGTGGAATGAAAAACAGACAGATGGACGAATCATTTTACAACTTCTGCTAAATAGCAACATTAAAAAATGAGTGATTTTGCTTGGTTTTGATAAAGTTTGTATAAGATCCATCTCGACTACATATTTGACAAAACAAAGGAAACATGCAAATATAATTATGAGCTTGCATTGTTGAATCTTATTTCATATACAGTTATCATGTTGTCCGCTTAAAACCAATAGCTTGTTTGTCTAAAGTATGTCGATAAGCTATTTTGTTAATGAGGGGTATTTATGTTAATTCGCTTTAAGAAAAATTTAGAAAAAATAGCCATGGGTTTGCTTTCTTTTATGCCTGAAGAAAAGGATGTTAAAAAATTACAGCAAACGATTAAAGAATATGAAACCAATTCTGATTGGCATTTGTATTTATGGAAGGAAGAAGATGATGTTCTAGGGGCGATTGGGATCCGGATTGAAAATGAAACTGATGCTATTATTCAGCATGTGTCCGTAAATCCATCACATCGTAATTTAGGCATCGGAAGGAAGATGGTTAGTGAAATCGATAAGCTTTATCGAAATAACTATTCTGTCTCTACGACGAAAGAAATTCAGGAGTTTTATCAAAAGTGTGATGAATCAACTGAATCCGAAAGCGACGATGAATAAAAAGCCAGCCTGGAGAGGCCGGCTTTTATTTTCGTGTGCTGCTTAACCATGTAAGAAGCTTCTTTATTTTAGAGCCATGCAGCACCAACAATAATCAATAGAATGAATAATACAACGATTAACGCGAATCCACCACCGTAACCATATCCACCACTCATAATGATATACCTCCTTTTTCTTCTTAGCCTAAATGTTGTTGAGTTATTTAACATTTATCTTACAGTACTAACGTATGTTAGAAGTTAAAATCGTGTATAGGCGTTTGTAATTAATACGATAAAATTGAGGAAAGGAGGAAATAAATTGCAAGCTTATCAGGTGAAGTTGGACGCCTTTGAAGGCCCGCTTGATTTATTACTCCATTTAATTAATCAATATGAAATTGATATTTACGATATACCGGTAGCGCAAATTACGGAGCAGTATATGCATTACATTCACACAATGAAACGGCTAGAGTTGAATATCGCTAGTGAATACTTAGTTATGGCAGCTACCTTAGTAGAAATAAAAAGTCAAATGCTGTTACCAAAACCTGAATTAAATGAAGAAACAGAGGAATATATAGAGGATCCTCGAGAAGATCTCATGCAACGCTTAATTGAGTATCGAAAATACAAAGAAGCCGCTATGCAATTAAAGTTGATAGAAAAAGAAGCAAATCAAATTTATACAAGAGAACCCGTGTCATTTGATGAAAGTATTACTCCACCCCCACAGGTGCTGCAAGGAGAGACATCTATTTATGACATGTTAGCAGCATTACGTAAAATGTTTGAACGTAAGAAATGGGATGCACCTTTAGAAACAAAAATTGAAAGGTCTGAAATCCCGATTGAACAAAGGATGGATGAAGTACTGCAGAAGGTAAAATTAGCTAAAGAAGGAATTTTGTTTGATCACTTATTTGCAGTGCCGTCACGCTCACATATCGTAGTAACATTTATCGCATTATTAGAGTTAATGAAAAAAAATCAAGTTTATTGTAAACAAGAAAAACAATTAACAGAATTATACGTGTTTAGCATGGGGGAATAAAGGTGGAAATAAATAAATTAAAAGCAATTGTGGAAGGTCTGCTATTTGCCTCTGGCAATGAAGGGATAACAGTGAAACAATTATCGGATGTTTTGGAAGTGACAGAAGCAACCGTGGAACTTGTCTTGGATGAACTGAAGCAGGAATATGAAAATACAGACCGGGGTATTCGAATCATGCAGGCACACGAAGTATTTCATTTGACTACTAGACCAGAGCATAGTTCATATTACAAAAAATTATTGGAAACGCCTCAGGCAACGAGAATGTCTCAGGCAGCGTTAGAGACACTTGCTATTATCGCTTATAACCAACCGATTACACGTACAGAAATTGAAGAAATTCGCGGGGTGAAAAGCGACCGTCCTGTACAAACACTTTTATCTCGACTTCTGATTGAAGAGGTAGGGAGGAAAGATACTGTTGGAAAACCGATTCTTTTTGCTACATCAAAAGAGTTTTTAACTTATTTTGGCTTAACATCTTTGGATGACTTACCTCCTTTACCAGATACAAATGATGAGGAATTGGAATCTGAAGCAGATTTATTTTTTGAACGCTTTAACGAGCAGTTAAGTGAAGACCCTTTATAAACGAGTTGGCTGTAAAATAGCCAGCTTTTTTAATTTATAGGAAACGATAAAATTAGGTGCTTGTGGATAACGAAATAACCGAATCGTCACGTTCGGCGCATGAGCCCAGCAACTATACGACTTTAGAAATGCGCCCTACGATAAGGCCTCATCGGTGCGTCGCTAAGAGGAAGACCGACGTCGCATACCCCTGTTTTGAGGCATGATTCCTTTATTTCACCTTATTTCCGTTGATTCATTCCATTCGCTACGATGCTAAACGGGCGCCCCGCACCATTGTTCATTGTCTTCAAATTCCTGGAATAAAGTGCAGCCAAATAATTAGCGCAGTAAATTTATCTCTACAATCACATACTGGGTACCTGGGCATATGCTACAAAGAGGTGATAACATGAGTCATTTTGAAAACGGATATGTCCAACAATTAATTCACTGGGGAGATGAGGTTAGAAATAAACTGGTGGAAGAGAGAGGGATAAACCAAGAACAGGTAATCGAGCAGTTGGAAAATTGGCAGCATAGGTTGAGAAATATACTTCATTCTAATCAACCCATTGCATATGAGCAGCTAATGGAACTACGAAATGAAGGCGAACAGTTCTTGGATGAATGGAGTCAAAATCGTAGCTCAAAGCAACCGATTGCTTACGGTAAGCGAAAGCTACCGCCTTTACCTTATGCGTATAATGCTTTAGAGCCTTATATAAGTGAAGAAATTATGCGTTTACATCATAACAAGCACCATCAATCATACGTAGATGGGTTAAACAAAGCGGAGAAAGCATTATACGGCAAGAATACAGATGATAAATATTTAAAGTATTGGTTGCGTGAACAAGCTTTTCATGGATCGGGCCATCAGTTACACACTATTTTTTGGTTTAATATGACCCCACGTTCAAGTAAACAGCCTCACGGAGAATTACGAACTAAAATGGAGCATGACTTTGGATCGTGGCAACGCTTTAAGACATTATTTACCAATACCGCTAATTCAGTTGAAGGGGATGGTTGGGCTGTTCTCTATTGGAATCCAAGAAGCGGTATGTTGGGAGTTCAGTCTTTTGAAAAACACCAGCTATTTCAAATAGCAGATATCATCCCATTACTTGTCCTGGACGTGTGGGAGCATGCTTATTATTTGCAGTATAAAACAGATAAAAAAGCCTATATCGATAATTGGTGGAATGTGGTTAATTGGCAAGATGTTAATGATC
This genomic interval from Virgibacillus pantothenticus contains the following:
- a CDS encoding segregation/condensation protein A, with amino-acid sequence MQAYQVKLDAFEGPLDLLLHLINQYEIDIYDIPVAQITEQYMHYIHTMKRLELNIASEYLVMAATLVEIKSQMLLPKPELNEETEEYIEDPREDLMQRLIEYRKYKEAAMQLKLIEKEANQIYTREPVSFDESITPPPQVLQGETSIYDMLAALRKMFERKKWDAPLETKIERSEIPIEQRMDEVLQKVKLAKEGILFDHLFAVPSRSHIVVTFIALLELMKKNQVYCKQEKQLTELYVFSMGE
- a CDS encoding stage V sporulation protein AA encodes the protein MPNHQVYLRMKKNMELTRYQVLRLKDIAVISTNDAKKSQLEDIPIYRLGKKDKNIVVIDSFLVIDYLNRDFPDLEFQLVGPNQTIVRIQKQRKSPSVFIALGVWVLIFVGTAMTIMNFHYDVSMQEVHQKIHYLLTGEQEEYPLWLQIPYSFGLGIGMLLFFNHWFNKRFNEEPSPLEVEIYNYQQDLDNYVIHYENACNDVDPPHTPS
- a CDS encoding M50 family metallopeptidase, producing the protein MFTFSRKPAVIVFFLLQTAGDGPQLNEALLYAEVEMMHAFLLFYLIVFVAPISILCHEFGHAVAAWFFRAEKVYISIGAGTVKKIINVGRFHFTIAPLFFAGGMATSVRQPDYTRREKLLITAAGPLFSSLIAIMFWGISQIASSFFIHLFMWFNLWIAVVNLIPFQWNEKQTDGRIILQLLLNSNIKK
- a CDS encoding YjcZ family sporulation protein, translating into MSGGYGYGGGFALIVVLFILLIIVGAAWL
- the lysA gene encoding diaminopimelate decarboxylase, which gives rise to MIIDNHPFTVNEQGHLEIGGLDSVTLAKKYGTPLYVYDVQMIRDNCRAFVNTFQNMGVTAKVAYASKAFSSIAMVQVIKQEGMYLDVVSEGELYTALHAGYPTEKIHFHGNNKSIAELRMAIEHNIGCIVVDNFQEIKHIRSLLKTYDKQMDVLMRVTPGIESKTHHYIMTGNEDSKFGFNLQNGQAETAFLQMHNDPYIRFQGLHCHIGSQIFETDRFILATSVLFQELRTWKERHGYTPNVLNLGGGYGIRYTKDDAPISYAPFVEELVNEVQKQVEALAIPMPEIWLEPGRAIAGNAGITLYTVGAMKEIPGIRNYVAVDGGMTDNLRPALYQAKYEAVLANKAAAPTETNVSIAGKCCESGDMLIWDLPLPHVSQNDILAVFSTGAYGYSMANHYNRFAKPAVVFVENGEDKLVVQRETYQDIIRHDLSYE
- the spoIIAA gene encoding anti-sigma F factor antagonist, whose product is MGLHSTFAVKENVLVVRLAGELDHHEAEQLRMEWKKVMYEHDVKHVVLNLEAMDFMDSSGLGVVLGRYKEVLQLGGEMVVCSISPPIRRLFEMSGLFKIVRLEENEQFALETLGVAS
- a CDS encoding peptidylprolyl isomerase, translated to MAKKGYILMENDNRIEFDLYEDAAPNTVANFEKLANEGFYNGLTFHRVIPGFVSQGGCPVGNGTGSAGYTIKCETEGNPHKHQEGSLSMAHAGKDTGSCQFFIVHEPQPHLNGVHTVFGQVTTGMEFATSMKNGDVMKEVKVYTA
- the scpB gene encoding SMC-Scp complex subunit ScpB, whose translation is MEINKLKAIVEGLLFASGNEGITVKQLSDVLEVTEATVELVLDELKQEYENTDRGIRIMQAHEVFHLTTRPEHSSYYKKLLETPQATRMSQAALETLAIIAYNQPITRTEIEEIRGVKSDRPVQTLLSRLLIEEVGRKDTVGKPILFATSKEFLTYFGLTSLDDLPPLPDTNDEELESEADLFFERFNEQLSEDPL
- a CDS encoding stage V sporulation protein AB gives rise to the protein MKMHATMSILLIHLLEALIGFSAGLAVGAGYVAFITILGIVPRLIQLSKTEMFLPIYTACILLGSLFGTYLSFTSITWGNSFIVIAVWGLLQGVFNGMLAAALAEVLNVFPILYKRIGIEKYLLWLLMAIVFGKIAGSLFQWLYFVKQ
- the sigF gene encoding RNA polymerase sporulation sigma factor SigF, with protein sequence MKVNVQGDNRSEALTDEEVKTLIEKSQHGDKAARDMLVEKNMRLVWSVVQRFINRGYDPDDLFQIGSIGLIKSIDKFDLSYDVRFSTYAVPMIIGEIQRFIRDDGTVKVSRSLKETGNRIRKKKDELTKKFGRSPTVNEISEALDISPEEVVHAQEASKSPQSIHETVFENDGDPITLLDQISDEDSKWFERITLQEAIRGLSERERLIVYLRYYKDQTQSEVAKRLGISQVQVSRLEKKILEEMKLYIDA
- a CDS encoding spore germination protein; this translates as MTQHDQKIPVNPKLKHTENYMKTRLGIGVSFDLGFRKLVLLKRDIHIYYVTGLCDSIVIQDLLKELVNLNDHESNGRKLPEIVENRLIHQQVEQVKTMDEAIDQMLSGLIVLFIDGERFAFVIDVRNYPGRTPEEPDIERVVRGSRDGYTENIIENTALTRRRIRDPRLRNEMLKVGERSKTDVCLSYIDDVADEGLIQLIKDRIQAIEVDGISMADKTIDEFIINRKWDPYPLVRYTERPDVAANHLLEGHVLIIVDTSPSVIILPTTFFHHLQHAEEYRQTPAIGTFIRWIRIMAVFASMYLLPLWLLFVMEPDLLPKQLAFIGPNEEGNISIPIQIIMGVIGIEFLRMAAIHTPTPLSTAMGLIAAVLIGQIAIDVGMFSPEVILYVSVSAIGGYVTPSYELSVSNKIVNIIFVIITGLFGLIGFVSMFLVHILFLIHLKSLRTPYLWPFIPFNPRAMLHTLVRIPVPYTNSRPSIVHPKNNYRQPEK
- a CDS encoding GNAT family N-acetyltransferase, with amino-acid sequence MLIRFKKNLEKIAMGLLSFMPEEKDVKKLQQTIKEYETNSDWHLYLWKEEDDVLGAIGIRIENETDAIIQHVSVNPSHRNLGIGRKMVSEIDKLYRNNYSVSTTKEIQEFYQKCDESTESESDDE
- a CDS encoding superoxide dismutase, which encodes MSHFENGYVQQLIHWGDEVRNKLVEERGINQEQVIEQLENWQHRLRNILHSNQPIAYEQLMELRNEGEQFLDEWSQNRSSKQPIAYGKRKLPPLPYAYNALEPYISEEIMRLHHNKHHQSYVDGLNKAEKALYGKNTDDKYLKYWLREQAFHGSGHQLHTIFWFNMTPRSSKQPHGELRTKMEHDFGSWQRFKTLFTNTANSVEGDGWAVLYWNPRSGMLGVQSFEKHQLFQIADIIPLLVLDVWEHAYYLQYKTDKKAYIDNWWNVVNWQDVNDRYKRASQLRWDGY
- the spoIIAB gene encoding anti-sigma F factor, which encodes MKNEMTVTFSSVSENESFARVTVAAFVSKLDPTMDELTEIKTVVSEAVTNCIIHAYNNEPYHEVTITCAIMDGEVELTIKDNGTGIEDIDEARQPLYTSKPELERSGMGFTIIENFMDTVEVISNPGQGTTVHMTKQLTNAKTVCSS